One bacterium DNA segment encodes these proteins:
- the rpsI gene encoding 30S ribosomal protein S9: MSVAQKPSVGLKPKPEKYFEGLGRRKRATARVRLYTSNPQNSAEAGNIEVEGKPYKTYFPGERLFLIVEDPLKKLKSMNRFRATVRVAGGGTHAQAEAVRHGLSRALTLFDQNFRKRLKRAGFLKRDPREKERKKYGLKKARRRPQWAKR, from the coding sequence GTGTCGGTTGCTCAAAAGCCTTCTGTAGGATTAAAACCGAAGCCCGAGAAGTATTTTGAGGGATTGGGACGCCGCAAACGGGCAACGGCCCGGGTCCGGCTCTACACTTCAAATCCGCAGAATTCCGCAGAAGCGGGAAATATTGAGGTAGAAGGCAAACCGTATAAAACATACTTTCCAGGCGAACGGCTTTTCCTCATTGTTGAAGATCCACTCAAGAAACTGAAGTCAATGAACCGTTTCCGCGCGACGGTGCGTGTTGCTGGCGGAGGCACTCATGCGCAAGCCGAAGCCGTCCGGCACGGCCTTTCGCGCGCACTTACTCTTTTTGATCAAAACTTCCGCAAGCGTCTGAAGCGTGCCGGATTTTTGAAGCGCGATCCTCGCGAGAAAGAGCGCAAGAAATACGGACTGAAGAAGGCTCGGCGTCGTCCGCAGTGGGCAAAGAGGTAG
- a CDS encoding PEGA domain-containing protein encodes MTRKTRQILFWSCFIVFAVTSPALVLFARGYRFDFVKKKFVATGAIFIKSDPEGAIISVNGIKRGYTPGVFGDVLTKPSLISNILPGEYDVRVEKLGYVPWVKKLTVRPRQVTEARSIFLFAESKPKTLYFTSIADSLVSPDAKEAVVVSEGSITSWIVLINTKKPSEQNTVYAEKKQTRASLNPKTTLESFSPDDRTLMFKKERKGTLPSLFTVSLDKPYDLRAMPKFPSPSDKLQKAAFTDKEHVVFLDAHQTLWRWKNLSSEIPTRASASAWGFAVHNDRLYTLEGYPPMLFAYTADGTAKTQISTMPVDGRTVPAKLFIETLPDNALAFLVIPEGSKDGTVRLADRDGKLRDVQKGVESFRISPDGKKMLTKTWNELWVHYFDDILTQPIHKNGEVMLVGRFGTGVKEAQWHPTSGDYILYTVPDGLFAIELDDRGGKRNTIELVRNGDIALRSITREGLFFTAQEHLAFFSWRPEEK; translated from the coding sequence ATGACACGAAAGACCCGACAAATATTATTTTGGAGCTGTTTTATCGTATTTGCCGTGACATCCCCCGCACTCGTGCTTTTTGCGCGCGGATATCGGTTTGATTTTGTCAAAAAAAAGTTCGTTGCCACCGGAGCGATCTTTATAAAATCAGATCCGGAAGGCGCAATTATTTCGGTTAATGGCATAAAACGCGGCTATACGCCAGGTGTTTTTGGAGATGTGCTCACAAAACCCAGTCTCATTTCCAATATCTTACCGGGCGAGTATGACGTCCGCGTGGAAAAACTCGGCTATGTGCCGTGGGTCAAAAAACTCACCGTGCGTCCCCGCCAGGTGACCGAAGCCCGCTCTATTTTCCTTTTTGCCGAGTCCAAACCAAAAACCCTGTACTTCACAAGTATTGCCGATTCGCTCGTCTCTCCGGATGCCAAAGAAGCTGTCGTGGTAAGCGAGGGAAGTATTACCTCTTGGATAGTACTTATCAATACTAAGAAGCCTTCGGAACAAAATACGGTTTATGCCGAAAAAAAACAGACGCGCGCCTCCCTAAACCCAAAAACTACACTGGAGTCATTCTCTCCGGATGACCGAACGCTCATGTTCAAAAAGGAACGGAAGGGAACATTACCTTCTCTTTTTACGGTATCACTCGACAAACCCTATGATCTGCGCGCCATGCCGAAGTTCCCCAGTCCGTCCGACAAACTGCAAAAAGCGGCTTTCACAGATAAAGAGCACGTAGTATTCCTTGATGCCCATCAGACGCTCTGGCGATGGAAAAACCTCTCAAGTGAGATCCCAACGCGCGCAAGCGCGTCGGCATGGGGTTTTGCCGTTCACAATGACAGGCTTTACACATTAGAGGGATATCCGCCAATGCTCTTTGCGTATACCGCCGATGGTACTGCAAAAACCCAGATATCCACTATGCCTGTTGATGGACGCACCGTCCCCGCGAAACTTTTTATTGAAACGCTACCGGATAACGCTTTGGCATTTCTCGTCATTCCCGAGGGCAGCAAAGACGGAACGGTTCGGCTCGCAGATAGGGACGGCAAGCTTCGGGATGTACAAAAAGGCGTAGAATCCTTCAGAATATCTCCGGACGGGAAAAAGATGCTTACGAAAACATGGAATGAGCTATGGGTGCATTATTTTGACGATATACTCACTCAACCGATTCATAAAAACGGCGAAGTGATGCTTGTTGGGCGATTCGGGACGGGCGTAAAAGAAGCACAGTGGCACCCAACATCCGGAGACTATATTCTTTACACCGTGCCTGACGGCCTTTTTGCAATTGAATTGGACGATCGGGGAGGTAAGCGAAACACTATTGAACTTGTGCGCAATGGGGATATCGCGCTTCGTTCCATCACGCGTGAAGGCCTTTTCTTCACGGCCCAGGAACATCTTGCATTCTTCTCCTGGAGACCGGAAGAGAAGTAA
- the rplM gene encoding 50S ribosomal protein L13, protein MNSESSQTTINAQGKMLGRLASRVAYLLQGKNLPAYRPERRESAMLTVYNVDQVGLSGKKAAYGVRIHHSGYPGGLKRISVKKILEKDPRILLRRAVHGMLAHNRLRSRLMRRLTLLRGSLEKSQDKKFDKNP, encoded by the coding sequence ATGAATTCGGAATCCTCTCAAACTACTATAAACGCTCAAGGGAAAATGCTTGGACGGCTCGCAAGCCGGGTTGCATATCTCCTGCAGGGCAAAAACCTTCCCGCATACCGGCCCGAAAGAAGAGAAAGCGCAATGCTCACTGTCTATAACGTGGATCAGGTGGGCTTGAGCGGAAAGAAAGCCGCCTACGGCGTGCGCATACATCATAGCGGTTATCCCGGTGGCCTTAAGCGTATTTCGGTAAAAAAAATTCTCGAAAAAGATCCCCGCATATTACTGAGACGGGCGGTACACGGCATGCTCGCGCATAATCGTCTACGTTCTCGACTCATGAGAAGGCTCACGCTTTTGAGGGGGTCTTTGGAAAAATCCCAGGACAAAAAATTTGATAAGAACCCGTAA
- the rplQ gene encoding 50S ribosomal protein L17: MNKRKVGRTFSRKRDVRKAFLRDLSRSMVLHGRIQTTDARARELRRIVERLVTHAKKETLASRRYLVAALGKDVAKKFIDETEKKFSTRNGGYTRIIKQESRKSDGAKLAIIEFV, translated from the coding sequence ATGAATAAACGTAAAGTTGGACGGACATTTTCAAGAAAACGAGACGTACGCAAGGCTTTCTTGCGCGATCTTTCGCGCTCCATGGTTTTGCATGGAAGAATACAGACAACCGATGCGCGCGCAAGGGAGCTAAGAAGAATTGTGGAAAGGCTGGTAACGCACGCCAAGAAAGAAACGCTTGCGAGCCGGAGGTATCTCGTTGCGGCTCTCGGCAAAGATGTTGCGAAAAAATTCATTGATGAGACGGAAAAAAAGTTTTCAACAAGGAATGGCGGCTACACACGTATCATAAAACAAGAGTCGCGTAAGAGCGATGGGGCAAAGCTCGCTATTATCGAATTTGTTTAA